In Vibrio atlanticus, the following proteins share a genomic window:
- a CDS encoding Fe(3+) ABC transporter substrate-binding protein, with amino-acid sequence MKKLLTLSALACSAIAPTAAIAAEEVNVYSYRQPFLVEPMFDEFTKETGIEVNVKFAKKGLAEKLAQEGEYSPADVVLTVDISRLSELTEKGLVQAVESDVLEKNIPAQYQDTANEWFALTTRTRSVYSSRDRVGRLGEDFTYADLAKPEFKGKICTRSGKHPYNVSLVSSMIAHKGEAETKEWLEGVKANLARKPQGNDRAQVKAIKEGLCDVSLGNSYYLGKMVNDKEQKAWADAVYLNFPNQETTGTHVNISGMAMAKFSPNKENAVKLMEFLSGDVAQGMYAEVNYEYPVKADVKPSELVASWGEFKADTISLDQIADHHAAAIKLLDEVKFDL; translated from the coding sequence ATGAAAAAATTGCTAACTCTTTCAGCTCTAGCATGTAGCGCAATCGCACCAACGGCTGCAATCGCTGCTGAAGAAGTAAACGTATACTCTTACCGTCAACCTTTCCTTGTTGAACCTATGTTTGATGAGTTCACAAAAGAGACAGGCATCGAGGTGAATGTTAAGTTTGCTAAGAAAGGTTTAGCAGAGAAGCTAGCTCAAGAGGGCGAATACAGCCCAGCAGATGTGGTATTAACTGTTGATATCAGCCGTCTATCTGAGCTAACTGAAAAAGGTTTAGTTCAAGCTGTAGAAAGTGATGTTCTAGAAAAGAATATCCCAGCTCAGTACCAAGACACAGCTAACGAGTGGTTCGCTCTAACAACTCGTACACGTAGCGTTTACTCTTCTCGTGACCGTGTTGGTCGTCTAGGTGAAGATTTCACTTACGCTGATCTAGCTAAGCCAGAATTCAAAGGTAAAATCTGTACACGTAGCGGTAAGCACCCATACAACGTTTCTCTAGTATCTTCGATGATTGCTCACAAAGGTGAAGCTGAAACGAAAGAATGGCTAGAAGGCGTAAAAGCAAACCTAGCACGTAAGCCTCAAGGTAATGACCGTGCACAAGTTAAAGCGATCAAAGAAGGTCTATGTGACGTTTCTCTTGGTAACAGCTACTACCTAGGTAAGATGGTTAACGATAAAGAGCAAAAAGCTTGGGCTGACGCTGTTTACCTTAACTTCCCTAACCAAGAGACAACAGGTACTCACGTAAACATCTCTGGTATGGCAATGGCTAAATTCTCTCCAAATAAAGAGAACGCGGTTAAGCTAATGGAATTCCTATCTGGTGACGTGGCGCAAGGCATGTACGCAGAAGTGAACTACGAATACCCAGTTAAAGCTGATGTTAAACCTTCAGAGCTTGTTGCTTCTTGGGGTGAATTCAAAGCTGATACAATTTCTCTAGACCAGATTGCTGACCACCACGCAGCTGCAATCAAGCTACTAGACGAAGTTAAGTTCGATCTATAA
- a CDS encoding ABC transporter permease, translating to MKEKNYLWNTSSCIIAVLLVLPILAIFTTAVGETDELFSHLMSTVMPTYTYNTVVLVIGTLFLSLAFGIPSAWIMAMCRVPGERVLQWALVLPLAMPGYIVGYIFTDWFDFAGPVQILLRDLTGWGPGEYWFPDIRTLFGAIIVLSLVLYPYVYLLCRAAFMEQNVSLLQSARLLKCSPWESFRRISLPLVRPSMAVGLSLVAMETIGDFGTVSYFAVNTLTTAVYDTWLGYSSLTAAAKISAIMLVIVILLLSSERYSRRKQKLFQNQFSSREDFRYDLSGWKKWLALFWCWGLVCVAFLFPLAQLIIYAYKYFAQSWTPEFREYAVNSLYVSVVAAIIGVVIALIVNFNQRVSPSKKNQAYMRIASMGYAVPGTVLAIGVMVPVLFMDHLVNDIAKVMEWTGPGLIFSGSMFALIFAMVVRFSAVAIGSIESSLSKVSPSLDMASKTMGCNTNQMLRRVHLPLIKRGALIAGLLVFIESMKELNAALLLRPFNFETLATYVYNYASDEHLELAAMPAVLLVLVGLIPLIIVNRSLEQKH from the coding sequence ATGAAAGAAAAGAATTATTTATGGAACACCAGTAGCTGCATCATTGCTGTATTGCTGGTTTTACCGATTTTAGCGATTTTTACGACTGCTGTTGGAGAAACAGATGAGCTATTTTCTCATCTTATGTCCACAGTAATGCCCACCTATACTTATAATACGGTGGTTTTAGTCATAGGAACCTTATTCCTGTCTTTGGCTTTTGGTATTCCGTCAGCTTGGATTATGGCAATGTGCCGTGTTCCAGGAGAGCGCGTTTTACAGTGGGCGTTAGTGCTACCATTAGCAATGCCAGGCTATATTGTCGGGTATATCTTTACCGATTGGTTCGACTTTGCTGGTCCGGTTCAAATTCTGCTACGAGATTTAACAGGCTGGGGGCCCGGAGAGTACTGGTTCCCAGACATTAGAACCTTGTTCGGAGCTATTATTGTTCTGTCACTTGTTCTCTACCCCTATGTTTATTTGCTATGCCGCGCGGCTTTTATGGAGCAAAACGTCTCCTTATTGCAATCCGCTCGGTTGTTAAAGTGTTCACCTTGGGAAAGCTTTCGTCGTATTTCCTTGCCGCTTGTTCGTCCATCAATGGCGGTCGGTCTATCACTGGTTGCAATGGAAACCATTGGTGACTTTGGTACCGTAAGTTACTTTGCAGTCAATACCTTAACGACTGCGGTTTACGATACTTGGTTAGGTTACTCAAGCTTAACGGCTGCTGCGAAAATATCGGCGATCATGCTGGTTATTGTGATCCTACTATTGAGTTCAGAGCGATACAGCCGTCGCAAACAGAAATTATTCCAGAATCAATTCAGTAGTCGTGAAGATTTTCGTTACGACCTTTCCGGTTGGAAGAAGTGGTTAGCATTGTTTTGGTGTTGGGGGTTGGTGTGTGTCGCATTCTTGTTCCCTCTTGCCCAGTTAATAATTTATGCCTACAAATATTTTGCTCAAAGCTGGACCCCTGAATTTAGAGAGTATGCCGTTAATAGCCTTTATGTTTCGGTAGTTGCTGCAATTATTGGTGTCGTTATTGCTTTGATTGTGAACTTCAATCAACGTGTTAGCCCAAGTAAGAAAAATCAGGCTTATATGCGTATCGCTTCCATGGGCTATGCCGTTCCAGGCACAGTGTTAGCCATTGGTGTGATGGTCCCAGTTTTGTTTATGGATCATTTAGTCAACGACATTGCAAAAGTGATGGAATGGACAGGACCAGGTTTGATCTTCTCTGGTTCTATGTTTGCACTTATCTTTGCCATGGTCGTGCGTTTTTCAGCGGTTGCAATTGGCAGCATTGAAAGCAGCTTGAGTAAAGTTTCTCCTTCATTGGATATGGCATCTAAAACAATGGGCTGCAATACCAACCAGATGTTACGTCGTGTTCATTTACCTTTGATTAAACGAGGCGCATTGATCGCCGGATTATTGGTGTTTATCGAATCAATGAAAGAGCTAAATGCGGCATTGCTGTTACGTCCTTTCAACTTCGAAACATTGGCGACCTATGTTTATAACTATGCCTCAGATGAGCACCTAGAGTTGGCGGCGATGCCTGCTGTATTATTGGTGTTAGTGGGTTTAATTCCTCTGATTATCGTAAACCGTTCCTTGGAGCAGAAACACTAA
- a CDS encoding beta-N-acetylhexosaminidase — protein sequence MNYRIDLAVLSEQKNNCRFGLTVHNLSDLDVKDWSLHFAFDRFILPESLSQGELTQVGSFCSFKPSSPVLKANNHYYLEFSIQSAPFRFYSDGLNDAFIQSHHDGETSVLPVAISPIVLASPYRERNQIPEVNASEIALIPQPNQIELKQGSFALSCECKIEVQSHLADKAVSWLQQELLSTFEISLSNELSTELSKDESGDILFRSNPTLDEAEYKLRITEQQIIVESGSQSGFTHAVASLIQLVQQLDVENFSIPCCKIADHPRFKYRGMMLDCARHFHSVEQVKRLINQLAHYKFNVFHWHLTDDEGWRIEIKSLPQLTEVGAWRGPDHALEPQYTHIADNYGGFYTQQQVREVIEYAEQRSITVIPEIDIPGHCRAAIKSLPDMLVEQADTTQYKSIQHYNDNVLNPGLPGTYQFLDAVIEEVAELFPSELIHMGADEVPPGVWTNSPAAQALMKEHQYQDSKDLQGHLFRYAENKLKQLGKRMVGWEEAQHGDKVSKETIIYSWLSEEAAINCARQGFDVVLQPAQFTYLDMTQDYAPEEPGVDWAAVIPLEQAYTYEALAEISDTDPIRKRIRGIQCALWCEIVTNQKRMDYMIFPRISALAEGCWTHKNNRNWLDYLSRLKGHLPLLDRLNVDYRNPWKAE from the coding sequence ATGAATTATCGCATCGACTTAGCTGTTCTTTCTGAACAAAAAAATAACTGCCGATTTGGCCTTACGGTACATAATTTAAGTGACCTCGACGTAAAAGATTGGTCTCTGCATTTTGCATTTGACCGATTCATCCTTCCTGAGAGTCTATCGCAAGGTGAACTGACTCAAGTAGGAAGCTTTTGCTCGTTCAAACCAAGTTCGCCCGTGTTAAAGGCCAATAACCATTACTACCTTGAATTCAGTATTCAAAGCGCACCATTCCGCTTCTATTCGGATGGCCTTAATGATGCATTTATCCAATCACATCATGATGGAGAAACATCGGTACTGCCTGTCGCGATATCACCCATAGTACTGGCTTCACCATACCGTGAACGCAATCAAATACCTGAAGTTAACGCTTCTGAGATCGCATTAATTCCTCAACCAAATCAGATCGAACTCAAGCAAGGTAGTTTCGCACTAAGCTGTGAATGCAAGATTGAGGTTCAATCTCACCTTGCAGATAAAGCCGTCTCTTGGTTGCAGCAAGAGTTACTTTCTACCTTTGAAATATCTCTTTCGAATGAGCTTTCAACTGAACTTTCAAAAGACGAAAGCGGCGACATTCTATTTCGCAGCAATCCAACATTAGACGAAGCAGAATACAAACTCCGCATTACTGAACAACAAATAATTGTTGAATCAGGTAGCCAGTCTGGGTTTACACACGCCGTGGCAAGTCTGATTCAATTGGTTCAACAACTGGATGTCGAAAATTTTTCTATTCCATGCTGCAAAATCGCCGATCACCCTCGCTTTAAGTACCGAGGCATGATGTTAGATTGCGCGCGCCACTTCCATTCAGTAGAGCAAGTGAAGCGCTTAATCAATCAACTAGCGCACTACAAATTCAACGTTTTTCATTGGCACCTAACCGATGATGAAGGTTGGAGAATCGAGATCAAGAGCCTACCTCAGCTAACTGAAGTCGGCGCATGGCGCGGTCCTGATCATGCATTAGAACCGCAATACACCCACATTGCGGATAACTATGGCGGTTTCTACACGCAACAACAGGTTCGTGAAGTCATTGAATACGCAGAGCAGCGTAGCATCACGGTTATCCCTGAGATTGACATCCCAGGACACTGCCGCGCCGCAATAAAGTCACTGCCTGACATGCTAGTTGAGCAAGCAGACACCACACAATACAAGAGTATTCAACACTACAACGACAACGTGCTAAATCCAGGTTTACCGGGTACTTACCAATTCTTAGATGCCGTTATTGAAGAAGTTGCGGAGCTTTTCCCTAGCGAATTGATCCACATGGGCGCAGACGAAGTACCACCCGGAGTGTGGACCAACAGCCCTGCCGCTCAAGCTCTGATGAAAGAACATCAATATCAAGACAGCAAAGATTTACAAGGCCACCTATTCCGTTATGCCGAAAACAAACTCAAACAACTTGGTAAGCGCATGGTGGGCTGGGAAGAAGCACAGCACGGCGACAAGGTGAGCAAAGAGACCATCATCTATTCATGGCTCAGTGAAGAAGCCGCTATCAATTGTGCTCGCCAAGGCTTTGATGTGGTGCTGCAACCAGCACAGTTTACCTATCTCGACATGACCCAAGATTATGCACCGGAAGAACCGGGCGTAGATTGGGCTGCCGTTATCCCCTTAGAACAAGCTTATACCTACGAAGCCCTCGCTGAGATATCCGACACCGATCCAATTCGTAAGCGGATCCGCGGAATTCAGTGTGCTCTATGGTGTGAGATCGTTACCAATCAAAAGCGCATGGATTACATGATATTTCCAAGAATTAGCGCTTTAGCTGAAGGATGTTGGACACATAAAAACAACCGAAACTGGCTAGATTACCTATCTCGCCTAAAGGGCCACCTGCCATTACTCGACAGACTCAATGTTGATTATCGCAACCCTTGGAAAGCTGAATAA
- a CDS encoding ABC transporter ATP-binding protein, with protein sequence MSCALSIKDLTCKYESQTILESLSLEVEHGEIVCLLGASGCGKTTLLKAIAGLLPLSSGVMSLNCQTIDDGDNWLPPEQRNIGMIFQDYALFPHLTVNQNICFGLKGLSEQQKKEKVQEMLELVHLDEFGDRYPHQLSGGQQQRVAIARSLAYKPDLLLLDEPFSNIDTQVRHELISQIRKIFKKQGVTAIFVTHSREEAFAFSDKMAVMNHGVIEQYGSASELYFHPSSKFVADFLGGGSYLNAQRISDNEFETSLGLIEAKAQTQIEVGAECALLLRPQHIVASHDVDSNLSVLEQQFMGDHCRYVIEANGQKLLATSSEALGVGMPVTVKVDTKGVLAF encoded by the coding sequence ATGAGTTGTGCATTATCAATTAAAGATCTGACTTGTAAGTACGAGTCCCAAACTATTTTGGAATCTCTTTCTTTAGAAGTTGAGCATGGTGAAATTGTTTGTCTGCTTGGTGCCAGTGGTTGTGGTAAGACAACGCTGCTTAAAGCGATTGCCGGCCTGCTTCCATTGAGTAGTGGTGTCATGAGCTTGAACTGTCAAACCATCGACGATGGAGACAACTGGTTACCACCTGAGCAGAGAAACATCGGAATGATCTTTCAAGATTACGCCCTGTTTCCGCACTTGACGGTAAACCAGAATATCTGCTTTGGCCTCAAAGGCCTCTCTGAGCAGCAAAAGAAAGAGAAAGTTCAAGAGATGTTGGAGCTAGTTCACTTAGATGAATTCGGTGACCGATACCCACATCAACTTTCTGGTGGTCAACAGCAGCGCGTAGCGATTGCTCGTTCTTTAGCGTACAAGCCAGACTTATTGTTATTGGATGAACCCTTCTCAAATATTGATACTCAAGTTCGCCATGAGTTGATCTCTCAGATTCGTAAAATATTTAAAAAGCAGGGTGTTACTGCTATTTTTGTAACGCACAGCCGTGAAGAAGCATTCGCTTTTTCAGATAAAATGGCGGTAATGAACCATGGTGTGATTGAGCAATATGGTTCAGCATCTGAGTTGTACTTCCACCCATCGAGTAAGTTTGTTGCAGATTTCTTAGGTGGTGGTAGCTACTTGAATGCACAGCGTATTTCAGATAATGAATTTGAAACGAGTTTGGGTCTGATAGAAGCGAAAGCACAAACTCAGATCGAAGTGGGAGCGGAATGTGCGTTGTTACTAAGACCACAGCATATAGTAGCGAGTCATGATGTCGACAGTAACCTGTCTGTGTTGGAACAACAATTTATGGGCGACCACTGTCGCTATGTGATTGAAGCTAACGGTCAGAAACTATTAGCAACGTCTTCTGAGGCTCTAGGTGTTGGTATGCCAGTCACCGTCAAAGTAGATACCAAAGGTGTATTGGCGTTTTAA
- a CDS encoding GH36-type glycosyl hydrolase domain-containing protein, which produces MKYGYFDNDNREYVITRPDVPAPWTNYLGTEKFCTVISHNAGGYSFYNSPEYNRVTKFRPNGTFDRPGHYVYLRDDETGDYWSISWQPVAKSLDEANYEVRHGLSYSKFKCEYSGITATKTLFVPKGEDAEVWDVVLKNNTDKPRTISTFSFVEFSFSHIQSDNQNHQMSLYSAGTSYQEGVLEYDLYYNTNDFEGFYYLASTFSPDSYDGQRDNFLGMYRDEANPIAVENGKCSNSAQTCYNHCGSLHKQFTIQPGEEVRFAYVLGIGKGNGERLREKYQDTANVDAAFQGIKDHWDERCNKFQVKSPNEGLDTMINTWTLYQAETCVVWSRFASFIEVGGRTGLGYRDTAQDAISVPHANPQMTKKRIIDLLRGQVKAGYGLHLFDPDWFDPEKADVEPSKSPTVVPTPSDDDKIHGIEDTCSDDHLWIVPTIIKYVMETGEHDFFDEVIPYADGGEATVYEHMKAALNFSAEYVGQTGICKGLRADWNDCLNLGGGESSMVSFLHFWALQEFLDLAKFRNNDADVTKYTEMAANVREACETHLWDDEGGWYIRGLTKNGDKIGTAQQAEGRVHLESNTLAVLSGAVSQERGEKAMDAVDENLFSEYGLHLNSPSFATPNDDIGFVTRVYQGVKENGAIFSHPNPWAWVAEAKLGRGDRAMKFYDALNPYNQNDMIETRYAEPYSYVQFIMGKDHQDHGRANHPWLTGTSGWAYFAVTNFILGVRTGFEGLTIDPCIPTDWPEFEVTRQWRGATYNITVQNPNAVSKGVTSITINGESVEGAIPVQAEGSVNDVVVVLG; this is translated from the coding sequence ATGAAATACGGCTATTTCGATAACGATAATCGCGAATACGTCATCACTCGCCCTGATGTACCAGCACCTTGGACCAACTACCTAGGTACTGAAAAGTTTTGTACCGTGATTTCGCACAATGCTGGCGGCTACTCGTTCTACAATTCTCCGGAATACAACCGTGTTACTAAATTCCGTCCAAACGGCACCTTCGACCGTCCAGGACACTATGTTTACCTGCGTGATGATGAGACGGGCGATTACTGGTCTATCTCTTGGCAGCCAGTGGCAAAGAGCCTAGATGAAGCGAACTACGAAGTTCGTCACGGCCTGTCATACTCAAAATTCAAGTGTGAATACAGTGGTATTACAGCAACCAAAACGTTATTCGTTCCTAAGGGTGAAGATGCGGAAGTTTGGGATGTCGTACTAAAGAACAACACTGACAAACCAAGAACCATCAGTACTTTCTCATTTGTTGAGTTCTCGTTCAGCCACATCCAATCGGATAATCAGAACCATCAGATGTCTTTGTACTCTGCGGGTACGTCTTACCAAGAAGGTGTTCTTGAATACGACCTGTACTACAACACTAACGACTTTGAAGGTTTCTACTACCTAGCTTCAACTTTCTCACCAGACAGCTACGACGGCCAACGTGATAACTTCCTTGGCATGTACCGTGATGAAGCGAACCCAATTGCCGTTGAGAACGGTAAATGTTCTAACAGCGCCCAAACCTGTTACAACCATTGTGGTTCTCTGCACAAGCAATTTACGATTCAGCCGGGTGAAGAAGTTCGCTTTGCTTATGTACTAGGTATCGGTAAAGGCAACGGTGAGCGCCTACGTGAAAAGTACCAAGACACAGCTAATGTCGATGCCGCTTTCCAAGGCATCAAAGATCACTGGGACGAGCGTTGCAACAAATTCCAAGTTAAGTCTCCAAACGAAGGCTTAGACACCATGATCAACACATGGACGCTATACCAAGCCGAAACCTGTGTGGTTTGGTCTCGCTTTGCATCCTTCATTGAAGTGGGTGGTCGTACTGGCCTTGGTTACCGTGATACTGCGCAAGATGCGATTTCAGTACCTCATGCCAACCCACAAATGACTAAGAAACGTATTATCGACCTGCTTCGTGGCCAAGTGAAAGCCGGCTACGGTCTACACCTATTCGATCCAGACTGGTTCGATCCAGAGAAAGCAGACGTTGAGCCATCGAAATCACCAACGGTTGTTCCAACGCCTTCAGATGACGATAAGATCCACGGCATTGAAGACACCTGTTCTGATGATCACTTATGGATCGTTCCGACCATCATCAAATATGTAATGGAAACAGGTGAACACGACTTCTTTGATGAAGTAATTCCATACGCAGACGGTGGCGAAGCGACCGTTTACGAACACATGAAAGCGGCACTGAACTTTTCTGCAGAATACGTGGGGCAAACAGGTATCTGTAAGGGCCTTCGTGCAGACTGGAATGACTGTTTGAACCTTGGTGGCGGTGAATCTTCAATGGTTTCATTCCTGCACTTCTGGGCTCTACAAGAATTCCTAGACCTGGCTAAGTTCCGTAATAACGATGCTGACGTTACTAAATACACAGAAATGGCGGCGAACGTACGTGAAGCCTGTGAAACACACCTATGGGATGACGAAGGTGGCTGGTACATCCGTGGTCTAACAAAAAATGGCGACAAGATCGGTACCGCTCAACAAGCTGAAGGTCGTGTACACCTAGAGTCGAACACGCTAGCGGTTCTATCTGGCGCGGTTTCTCAAGAGCGTGGCGAGAAAGCGATGGACGCTGTTGATGAGAACCTATTCTCTGAATACGGCTTGCACCTAAATTCTCCTTCATTCGCAACACCAAACGATGATATCGGCTTTGTGACTCGCGTTTATCAAGGCGTAAAAGAGAATGGCGCAATCTTCTCTCACCCGAACCCATGGGCTTGGGTAGCAGAAGCGAAGCTAGGTCGTGGTGACCGTGCGATGAAATTCTACGACGCACTGAACCCGTACAACCAAAATGACATGATTGAAACACGCTACGCAGAACCATACTCGTACGTGCAGTTCATCATGGGTAAAGATCACCAAGACCACGGCCGTGCAAACCACCCATGGTTAACCGGTACCTCTGGTTGGGCTTACTTCGCGGTAACCAACTTTATTCTTGGTGTTCGCACAGGCTTTGAAGGCTTAACGATTGATCCTTGTATCCCGACTGATTGGCCGGAATTCGAGGTTACTCGTCAATGGCGTGGTGCGACTTACAACATCACAGTGCAAAACCCGAATGCAGTAAGCAAAGGGGTTACCTCTATCACTATCAACGGTGAGTCAGTTGAAGGTGCAATCCCAGTACAAGCAGAAGGCAGCGTGAACGATGTTGTCGTTGTTCTAGGCTAG
- a CDS encoding ammonium transporter, with protein sequence MELTTTVTELRYALDTFFFLISGALVMWMAAGFAMLEAGLVRSKNTTEILTKNICLYAIACTTFLVVGYNIMYVDNGEGGWLPSFGTLIGTQGEGADHSLESDFFFQVVFVATAMSVVSGAVAERMKLWSFLIFSVVLTAFIYPMEGYWTWGGGFLSEAGFSDFAGSGIVHMAGASAALAGVLLLGARKGKYGKNGEIYPIPGSNMPLATLGTFILWFGWFGFNGGSQLMVSDFENATAVGQIFLNTNAAAAAGAIAALLVCKTTWGKADLTMILNGALAGLVAITADPLSPSPLFAVAIGSVSGALVVFSIIALDKAKIDDPVGAISVHGVCGFFGLMAVPLSNADATFGAQLLGAAVIFAWVFGASLAVWAVLKATIGIRVTEDEELEGMDMHDCGVGAYPEFVSVK encoded by the coding sequence ATGGAACTTACAACAACAGTAACGGAACTACGTTACGCACTAGACACTTTTTTCTTCCTCATCTCAGGTGCGTTGGTCATGTGGATGGCTGCAGGCTTCGCAATGCTTGAAGCTGGTCTAGTTCGTTCAAAGAACACCACAGAAATTTTAACTAAGAACATTTGTTTGTACGCGATTGCTTGTACGACTTTCTTAGTCGTTGGTTACAACATTATGTATGTCGATAACGGCGAAGGTGGCTGGTTACCGTCATTTGGTACTCTGATTGGTACTCAAGGTGAAGGTGCAGACCACTCATTAGAATCAGACTTCTTCTTCCAAGTCGTTTTCGTTGCAACAGCAATGTCTGTGGTATCTGGCGCGGTTGCTGAGCGAATGAAACTTTGGTCATTCCTTATCTTCTCTGTCGTGCTAACAGCATTCATCTACCCAATGGAAGGTTACTGGACTTGGGGCGGTGGTTTCCTATCAGAAGCCGGCTTCAGTGACTTTGCTGGTTCAGGTATCGTACACATGGCCGGTGCTTCAGCAGCGTTAGCGGGTGTGCTTCTACTGGGTGCTCGTAAAGGTAAATATGGTAAGAACGGTGAAATCTACCCGATTCCAGGTTCAAATATGCCACTGGCAACGCTAGGTACATTTATCCTTTGGTTTGGTTGGTTCGGTTTCAACGGCGGTTCTCAACTAATGGTTTCGGATTTTGAGAACGCAACAGCAGTAGGTCAAATCTTCCTTAACACCAACGCAGCAGCAGCAGCAGGTGCGATTGCAGCACTACTAGTATGCAAAACAACTTGGGGTAAAGCAGACCTAACAATGATTCTTAACGGCGCGTTAGCTGGCCTAGTAGCAATCACTGCTGATCCTTTATCACCATCACCTTTATTTGCTGTAGCGATTGGTTCTGTATCTGGTGCATTGGTTGTATTCAGCATCATCGCTCTAGACAAAGCTAAGATTGATGATCCAGTAGGTGCTATATCGGTACACGGTGTGTGTGGTTTCTTCGGTCTAATGGCTGTGCCACTAAGCAATGCTGATGCAACGTTTGGTGCTCAACTATTGGGTGCAGCAGTAATCTTTGCATGGGTGTTCGGTGCTAGCCTAGCGGTATGGGCAGTGCTTAAAGCAACAATCGGTATCCGAGTAACTGAAGATGAAGAACTTGAAGGTATGGACATGCACGATTGTGGTGTCGGCGCCTATCCAGAGTTTGTGTCTGTAAAATAG
- a CDS encoding phosphoglucomutase/phosphomannomutase family protein, protein MIKFGTGGWRAFIGEEFTRDNVRLVAQALANIINNEDAAKNGFVIGYDRRFLSDKAACWFAEVLAANNIKVSFIDKFVPTPIVMFQAKEMGCIYSACITASHNPADYNGIKIFIEGGRDADEIITEKIEQQISTLTSEDVVRVDFEQALNDKEIEIINPMNDFVDSIINFIDIDSIKKANLRVLIDPMFGVAKNALQTVLINGRCDVDVINDGKNPDFGGLMPSPNAATLYRLKHLVAAEGYDIGIGTDGDADRLGIIDEKGHFIHPNEVLLLLYYYLLEYKGWKGSVVRNIATTHLLDKVAADHGEKSFEVPVGFKHISSQMEADDSLIGGESSGGLTIRGHIKGKDGVFASSLLVEMISVTGKKLSELLDEIYSKYGYAYTAEGDCQFKPSEKEALYTKIYVEKQLPEFEYEIEKVSYEDGAKVYFKNGGWVIARFSGTEPLLRIFAEMEDKDTAERVLQKVKDFLSL, encoded by the coding sequence ATGATTAAATTTGGTACAGGTGGCTGGCGCGCTTTCATTGGTGAAGAGTTCACCAGAGACAATGTTCGCCTTGTAGCGCAAGCGCTCGCTAACATCATCAATAATGAAGATGCAGCCAAGAATGGATTCGTTATCGGCTATGACCGTCGCTTCCTTTCAGATAAAGCGGCATGCTGGTTTGCAGAAGTACTTGCGGCGAACAACATCAAAGTAAGCTTCATTGATAAGTTCGTTCCAACACCTATCGTGATGTTCCAAGCAAAAGAGATGGGATGTATTTACTCTGCGTGTATTACCGCTTCTCACAACCCAGCAGACTATAACGGTATTAAGATCTTCATTGAAGGTGGCCGTGATGCTGATGAGATCATCACAGAAAAGATCGAACAACAGATTTCAACCCTAACCAGTGAAGATGTCGTCAGAGTCGATTTTGAACAAGCATTGAATGACAAAGAAATCGAGATCATCAACCCGATGAACGACTTTGTTGATTCAATCATCAACTTCATTGATATCGACTCGATAAAGAAAGCCAACCTGCGCGTACTGATTGATCCAATGTTTGGTGTTGCGAAAAATGCTCTACAAACAGTACTGATCAACGGTCGCTGTGATGTTGATGTAATCAACGATGGTAAGAACCCAGATTTCGGGGGCCTAATGCCTTCGCCGAATGCCGCTACGCTCTATCGCTTGAAGCACTTGGTGGCAGCAGAAGGATATGACATTGGTATTGGTACTGATGGCGATGCCGACCGTTTAGGCATCATTGATGAGAAAGGTCACTTTATTCACCCTAACGAAGTGCTACTCCTACTTTACTACTACTTACTGGAATACAAAGGCTGGAAGGGCTCTGTCGTTCGTAACATCGCCACCACGCATCTACTCGACAAAGTAGCGGCAGATCATGGTGAGAAGAGCTTTGAGGTTCCTGTAGGCTTTAAGCATATCAGCTCTCAAATGGAAGCCGATGATTCACTAATTGGTGGTGAAAGCTCGGGAGGTTTAACCATTCGAGGTCACATCAAAGGTAAGGATGGCGTATTTGCTTCAAGCTTACTGGTTGAGATGATCAGTGTAACAGGTAAAAAATTATCTGAGTTACTTGATGAAATCTACTCTAAGTATGGCTATGCCTACACGGCAGAAGGAGATTGCCAGTTTAAGCCTTCAGAGAAAGAAGCGCTCTACACCAAGATTTACGTAGAGAAACAACTGCCTGAATTTGAATACGAAATTGAAAAAGTCAGCTATGAAGATGGCGCTAAAGTGTACTTCAAGAATGGCGGTTGGGTGATCGCTCGCTTCTCCGGAACAGAGCCATTACTGCGAATCTTCGCAGAAATGGAAGATAAAGACACTGCAGAACGTGTTCTTCAAAAAGTGAAAGACTTCCTCTCTCTATAG